In Ipomoea triloba cultivar NCNSP0323 chromosome 7, ASM357664v1, a single genomic region encodes these proteins:
- the LOC116026094 gene encoding F-box/FBD/LRR-repeat protein At1g13570-like, whose amino-acid sequence MAWGRSRDRISQLPADILDHILGFLPIQDAAKTAALSSIWRDVWLSLTQLNFDDGFFCYIYRKHRHAIKYGKKLAVSLYVINKVLLLHKGTIRKFVLNIYNVGIHAIRSRSYDFDQWLLLVTRKGVEEIYISFEKEAYRLPSCVFSCSTLKRLHLYGVAVEPMNFPCRLPNVASLCFQWVDFGPINCAIDVPVLENLSFLSCENIFYFNIAAPKLCSLTIESCSSNGLGKFLSVNLYLRSISTLDLVGSVKEFVKEFTRIGFQLNVEYLKLSCYEELYIQSDKSFSVLAHLLLLCPKLRKLDIDLFWLRSVATECMNTLSELHVAAQTNKMLHALKLISFRGSHSEKLFIKKLLASFSTLEMVVIVRDKNYCKKYTTGIMQELLDLHVASTKTKIIID is encoded by the exons ATGGCATGGGGGAGATCAAGAGATAGAATCAGTCAACTTCCCGCGGATATACTTGACCACATCTTGGGATTTTTGCCAATTCAAGATGCCGCTAAAACCGCCGCGTTATCTTCCATTTGGAGAGATGTTTGGCTTAGTCTTACCCAACTGAATTTTGATGATGGGttcttttgttatatttatagaaaACATCGTCATGCTATCAAGTATGGCAAGAAATTAGCTGTGAGCTTATACGTGATCAACAAAGTTCTGCTGCTGCACAAGGGAACTATTCGGAAATTTgttctaaatatttataatgtTGGGATACATGCAATTAGGTCTCGGTCTTATGACTTCGACCAATGGTTACTTTTAGTCACACGGAAAGGTGTTGAAGAAATCTACATCTCTTTTGAAAAAGAAGCATACAGGTTGCCAAGCTGCGTATTTTCTTGTTCAACACTTAAGAGATTGCATCTTTATGGTGTCGCTGTTGAACCAATGAATTTCCCTTGCAGATTACCTAATGTTGCTTCACTTTGCTTTCAATGGGTTGACTTTGGTCCTATAAATTGTGCTATTGATGTTCCTGTACTTGAGAATTTGTCATTTCTCAGCTGtgaaaacatattttattttaacattgCTGCTCCTAAGCTGTGTAGTTTAACAATCGAATCTTGCTCATCAAACGGGTTAGGCAAATTTCTCTCGGTTAACTTGTACTTGAGATCTATTTCTACTCTTGACTTGGTTGGTTCTGTCAAG GAATTTGTTAAAGAATTCACTAGGATTGGATTTCAACTAAATGTGGAATACCTTAAGCTTTCATGTTACGAAGAACTCTATATCCAAAGTGACAAATCATTTTCTGTGCTTGCTCATCTTCTGCTATTATGCCCTAAGTTACGCAAACTGGATATCGATTTATTTTGG CTCAGGTCAGTGGCTACTGAATGTATGAACACCTTGTCGGAACTTCATGTTGCAGCTCAAACAAATAAGATGCTCCATGCTTTGAAGTTGATCTCATTTAGAGGGTCACATTCTGAAAAGCTTTTCATTAAGAAGCTACTTGCTAGTTTTTCAACTCTTGAAATGGTTGTCATTGTTCGTGACAAAAATTACTGCAAAAAATACACTACTGGAATTATGCAGGAGCTTTTGGATCTTCACGTTGCCTCCACAAAAACGAAAATTATTATTGACTA G
- the LOC116024260 gene encoding F-box/FBD/LRR-repeat protein At1g13570-like, with translation MAPGRNRISQLPANILDHILGLLPIKNAARTTVLSSIWRGGWSSLTQLNFDDHFFCHIDRKYHLKYHRVKKCNKEYSPSLYVINKVLLQHNGTIRKLVLNFSNVGKLTYRYRFFDFDQWLLLVAKKGVEDMYIGFDEKAYRLPSCIFSCLTLKRLHLYGVIIEPMDLPRILPNVASLCFEQVDFGTRNLLHRAVDVPILENMSFLSCQNMFYFNITARKLCGLTIKCCSSNVPDKFLPVNLDLKSIVAFELEGSLQEFDKEFTKLGFQLNVE, from the exons ATGGCACCCGGGAGAAATAGAATCAGTCAACTTCCTGCGAACATACTTGACCACATCTTGGGATTGTTGCCAATTAAAAATGCTGCTAGAACAACTGTTTTATCTTCCATTTGGAGAGGTGGTTGGTCCAGTCTTACACAACTGAACTTTGATGATCACTTCTTTTGTCACATTGATAGGAAATATCACTTAAAATATCACCGTGTTAAAAAATGTAACAAGGAATATTCCCCAAGTTTGTATGTGATCAACAAAGTTCTCCTGCAGCATAATGGAACTATTCGGAAATTAGTTCTCAACTTTTCTAATGTTGGGAAACTTACATATCGGTATCGGTTTTTTGACTTTGACCAATGGCTACTTTTAGTCGCAAAGAAAGGTGTTGAAGATATGTACATTGGTTTCGATGAAAAGGCATATAGGTTGCCATCCTGcatattttcttgtttaacccTCAAGAGATTGCATCTGTATGGTGTCATTATTGAACCAATGGATTTACCTCGCATATTACCAAATGTCGCTTCACTTTGTTTTGAGCAAGTTGACTTTGGTACTAGAAATCTCCTACATCGTGCTGTCGATGTTCCTATTCTCGAGAATATGTCATTTCTCAGCTGTcaaaatatgttttattttaacattACTGCTCGAAAGTTGTGTGGTCTAACAATCAAATGTTGCTCCTCTAATGTCCCCGACAAATTTCTCCCAGTTAACTTGGACTTGAAATCTATTGTGGCTTTTGAATTGGAAGGTTCTCTCCAG gaATTTGATAAAGAGTTCACTAAGTTGGGATTTCAACTAAATGTGGAATAA